The segment GTGGAGATGGCCGACGGGCACGCCGAGGCGGGCCGCCGCTACGAGGACGCCGTGCTGGCGCTGCTGGGCCGGCACGGCGGCACGCTCGAACGGCGGCTGCGCGAGGACAGCGGCACCGAGGTCCACGTGATCCGCTTCGCCGAGCGCTCCGGCCTCGACTCGTTCATGGTGGACCCGGAGCGGCTGGCGCTGCGCGCCGAACTCGGCGACGCCGCACCCACCACCCGGGTCCTTCAGGTCCACGACGTCTGACCGGTCACCGGGCCACGCCGACCGGGCGGGCCGGCACCGGTTCGAGGCCGAGCAGGGCCACGCCCAGGTAGAGCGCGGTTTCGGCGTACCCCGGATGGCCCCAGCCCGGCGCCATCGCGTTCGCCGCGATGGTGAGCGGAATGATCACCAACGGCGCGGTCAGCAGGATCGCCCCCGTACGCAGCTCGGGCCGCCGCAGCAGCAGTGCCCCCAGAATCACGCCGGCGACGAACATCAGCAGGAAGCCGGTGCCGCTCACCGCGCCCCACGCCCGGTACAGAACCGTGTCCGGATAGCGCGCCACGAGGATGCCGGCGATGAACAGCACGGCCAGCAGTGTCAGGTCGGCCGTCAGCACGAGCCGGACCGCCCGGACGCTGCGGCGGCCGGCGTCGATATCCCGGCCGCGCTGCGCCAGCACGGCGGCGAGCAGCGCGAAGGTGGCGCCGAGCAGCAGGCTGGTGCCGGTCGTCGCCCAGCCGGTGGCGTCCTCCTCGCTCAGCAGGTGGTCACCGAGCCCACCGGCCACCGCGTCCGCGATCGAGAGCAGCGAACTCAGCGCGGCCGCGCCCAGTGCGGCCGTTGCGATCCTCGTCATGGCGTCTTCCCCTTTCATCGGTTCGATGACGCCAGGCTGGGCCGGCCGGACCGGCCGCGTCGTCGGCCGCGGCGCACCCACTTCGTCCGACCCGGGTATGCATCGCACCGCGACCTACGGATGACGCGCCCCGGCCGTGCGGAGAGTTAGCGTCAGGCCGTGGCCTCCCGGCGGCGGATCGATGCCTCGATCGTTCTCCTGGCACTCGCGGTGTCAGCGGGCTACGTCGCCCTGGTGCCCGGAAACCGGGTGGCGAACTTCCTGTTCCTGACCCTGGTGCTGAGCTGCGCGGGCCTGCTCCTGCGAGTTGTGGTCGACGCGGTGCGGCGCGCCGCGGACGAGCACCGGACGGCGCGGGCCCTGCTCGCCACCCCGGTCGACGTGGCGGCCCGCCAGGCGGTGGCCCGGGAACGGGTACGGCTGGCCGCCGACATCGAGGCGGTGATCCGGGCCGCGGTGTCCCGGATGGCCGGGCACACGCGGACCGCCGCGCGGCAGTGGGACGACGATCCCGATCCGCCGCTGGCGAAACTGCAGGCAGACGGGCGGGCCGCGGTCACCGAGCTGCGCCGCCTGCTCGGTCTGTTGCGCGAAGCCGAGTCGGCGGCCACCGAGGATCCGCCGCCCCGGCAGCCGCGACGCCGGCCGTCCGCCGGTGATCTGGCGCTGGCTGCCGGTGCGGCCGCGCTGAGCGTGGCCGAGCACTTCCCGGCCGGCCCGGACGTCCCGGCGAGCATGCAGACGGCTCCGTCGATCGCGCTGACTGCCGCCACCGCGGCCACGCTGGCACTGCGCCGGTCCGCGCCGGCCGCCGGGGCCGCGGCCTGCGGCGCCGGCTTCCTGCTGGGATTCCTCACCGGCTGGCCGATCAGCCCGGGGCTGTGGATCCTGATGGGGCCCGCCTGGCTGGCCTGGTCGGCGATGGCCCGGTGGCGCCCGTCCGGCTGCCTGGCGACCGCGCTCCTGCTGACCGGCATCACCCTCGACCTGGGCCGCTACAACCGGGTCAACCTGCCGATGTGCCTGGTGCTGGTCGGCGCCGCGGCGGTCGGCGGCGCGGTGTTCGGGCGCAGCGGGCGGCGGCAGTCGGCCGCGCACAGCACGGTGCTGCGGCGGACCGCGGAACTCGGTGCGGCCGCCGAGCAGGCGGTCCTCGGCGAGCGTCTGGCCGTGGCGCGGGACGTGCACGACGTGGTCTCGCACGCGGTGGCCGTTCTGGTCACCCAGTCCGGGGCCGCTCAGGCACTCCGGCGGACCGATCCGCCGCGGGCCCGGGCCGCGCTCGCCGTCGTGGAGCAGACCGCCGCGGACACCCTGTCCGAACTGGATCGGATGGTGGCCGGCATCGGCGCCGGGGCGGTGGAGCACGACGACGCGGACCTGCGCGCCCTGGTCGGCCGGATGACCGGCGCCGGCCTGCGGATCAGCTTCGACCTGCACGGCCCGGTGCGGGGGCGGACCGGGGCGGTCGTCTACCGGATCACCCAGGAGGCGCTGACGAACGTGGTGCGGCACGCCCCCGGCGCCCGGGTGACGATCACCGTGCAGGCGGTGGACGACCGGACCACTGTGGAGATCACCGACGACGGGCCGGGGCCGGGCCGGACTTCGCTGCGCGGCTACGGCCTCACCGGTCTCGCTGAGCGGGTGGAGAGCACCGGCGGGCGGCTGTCCACCGGTCCCGGACCGGGCGGAGCGGGCTTCCGTGTCGCCGCCACGCTCCCCGGAGCCGCGTCGTGACCGCCCCGGTCCGCGTCGTGCTCGCGGACGATCACGACCTGGTCCGCGGCGGGCTCGCGGCGATCCTGACCGCGGCGGGCATCGACGTCGTCGGCGAGACCTCCGACGGGCACGGCGCGGTCGCCCTGGCCCGCCGGCAGCACCCCGACGTGGTGCTGATGGACGTCGAGATGCCCGGTGGGGACGGGCTGACCGCCACCGCGGCGATCACCACCGAACTGCCGGGCACCCGGGTGCTGGTGCTGACCATGTTCGACCTCGACGAGTACGTGTTCCAGGCGCTCCGGTCCGGTGCGGCGGGCTTCCTGCTCAAGACCACCGCGCCGGACCGGCTCGTCGCAGCGGTCCGGGCGTGCGCCGCCGGGGAGACGCTGCTCGCCCCGAGCGTGCTGCGCCGGCTCGTGGAGACCTTCGTGCAGCGGCCACCGCCGCCACCGGCCGGCCGGCTGCCCGCGGTGATGCGCCACCTCACCCCGCGGGAGGCCGACATCCTGCGGGCAGTCGCCCGTGGCCTCTCGAACGCGGAGATCGGCGCC is part of the Actinoplanes sp. NBC_00393 genome and harbors:
- a CDS encoding sensor histidine kinase; the protein is MASRRRIDASIVLLALAVSAGYVALVPGNRVANFLFLTLVLSCAGLLLRVVVDAVRRAADEHRTARALLATPVDVAARQAVARERVRLAADIEAVIRAAVSRMAGHTRTAARQWDDDPDPPLAKLQADGRAAVTELRRLLGLLREAESAATEDPPPRQPRRRPSAGDLALAAGAAALSVAEHFPAGPDVPASMQTAPSIALTAATAATLALRRSAPAAGAAACGAGFLLGFLTGWPISPGLWILMGPAWLAWSAMARWRPSGCLATALLLTGITLDLGRYNRVNLPMCLVLVGAAAVGGAVFGRSGRRQSAAHSTVLRRTAELGAAAEQAVLGERLAVARDVHDVVSHAVAVLVTQSGAAQALRRTDPPRARAALAVVEQTAADTLSELDRMVAGIGAGAVEHDDADLRALVGRMTGAGLRISFDLHGPVRGRTGAVVYRITQEALTNVVRHAPGARVTITVQAVDDRTTVEITDDGPGPGRTSLRGYGLTGLAERVESTGGRLSTGPGPGGAGFRVAATLPGAAS
- a CDS encoding response regulator transcription factor; the encoded protein is MTAPVRVVLADDHDLVRGGLAAILTAAGIDVVGETSDGHGAVALARRQHPDVVLMDVEMPGGDGLTATAAITTELPGTRVLVLTMFDLDEYVFQALRSGAAGFLLKTTAPDRLVAAVRACAAGETLLAPSVLRRLVETFVQRPPPPPAGRLPAVMRHLTPREADILRAVARGLSNAEIGAELHLAEPTVKTHITRILAKLGLRDRVQAVVMAYETGLVPR